From the Burkholderia glumae LMG 2196 = ATCC 33617 genome, one window contains:
- a CDS encoding electron transfer flavoprotein-ubiquinone oxidoreductase, with protein MTPASLIEQYGPRESMEYDVVIVGGGPAGLSAAIRLKQLAADKGGEINVCVLEKGSEIGAHILSGAVMDPRAITELFPDWKEQGAPLEVAVSEDRFLFLSETGARAVPNWALPDNFKNHGNYVVSLGNVTRWLGQQAEALGVEIFPGFPAAEILYHEDGSVKGVATGNLGIGKNGEPTENFQLGMELHAKYTLFAEGCRGHLGRQLMDRFQLNANCDPQAYGIGIKELWEIDAAKHKPGLVIHTAGWPLASDTYGGSFLYHLDNHQVVVGFVLGLGYTNPYLSPFEEFQRYKTHPEIRRFLEGGKRVSYGARAITAGGLMSLPKTVFPGGALLGDDAGFLNASRIKGSHAAIKTGMLAAEAAFDAVQAGRERDELAAYPAAFKQSWLYTELYKARNFKQWMAKGLYLGTLMVGIEQKLFGGNVPWTLHHQHADHEMLKPASQCTPIAYPKPDGKLTFDRLSSVFISNTNHEENQPAHLTLKDPRVPVDVNLHTYAGPEARFCPAAVYEFAKNEDGSDRLVINAQNCVHCKTCDIKDPTQNIVWVTPEGGGGPNYPNM; from the coding sequence ATGACCCCCGCAAGCCTCATCGAGCAGTACGGCCCCCGAGAATCGATGGAATATGACGTCGTGATCGTCGGCGGCGGCCCGGCCGGGCTGTCGGCGGCGATCCGCCTGAAACAGCTGGCCGCCGACAAGGGGGGCGAGATCAACGTCTGCGTGCTCGAGAAAGGCTCCGAGATCGGCGCGCACATCCTGTCGGGCGCCGTGATGGACCCGCGCGCGATCACGGAACTGTTTCCCGACTGGAAGGAACAAGGCGCGCCGCTCGAGGTGGCGGTCAGCGAGGACCGTTTCCTGTTCCTGAGCGAGACCGGCGCGCGGGCGGTGCCGAACTGGGCGCTGCCCGACAACTTCAAGAACCATGGCAACTACGTGGTGAGCCTGGGCAACGTCACGCGCTGGCTCGGCCAGCAGGCCGAGGCGCTCGGCGTCGAGATCTTCCCCGGCTTTCCGGCCGCCGAGATCCTCTACCACGAGGACGGCTCGGTGAAGGGCGTGGCCACCGGCAACCTCGGGATCGGCAAGAACGGCGAGCCGACCGAGAACTTCCAGCTCGGCATGGAACTGCACGCCAAGTACACGCTGTTCGCCGAAGGCTGCCGCGGCCACCTCGGCCGGCAGCTGATGGATCGGTTCCAGCTCAACGCGAACTGCGACCCGCAGGCCTACGGAATCGGCATCAAGGAACTGTGGGAAATCGACGCGGCGAAGCACAAGCCGGGCCTGGTGATCCACACCGCCGGCTGGCCGCTCGCCTCGGACACCTACGGCGGCTCGTTCCTCTACCACCTCGACAACCACCAGGTGGTGGTCGGCTTCGTGCTCGGGCTCGGCTACACCAACCCGTACCTGTCGCCGTTCGAAGAGTTCCAGCGCTACAAGACGCATCCCGAGATCCGCCGGTTCCTCGAAGGCGGCAAGCGGGTGTCCTACGGCGCGCGCGCGATCACGGCGGGCGGGCTGATGTCCCTGCCGAAGACGGTGTTCCCGGGCGGCGCGCTGCTGGGCGACGACGCCGGGTTCCTCAACGCCTCGCGCATCAAGGGCAGCCACGCCGCGATCAAGACCGGCATGCTGGCGGCCGAGGCCGCGTTCGACGCGGTGCAGGCCGGCCGCGAGCGCGACGAACTCGCCGCCTATCCGGCGGCGTTCAAACAGTCTTGGCTGTACACCGAGCTCTACAAGGCGCGCAACTTCAAGCAGTGGATGGCCAAGGGGCTCTATCTCGGCACGCTGATGGTCGGCATCGAGCAGAAGCTGTTCGGCGGCAACGTGCCGTGGACGCTGCACCACCAGCACGCCGATCACGAGATGCTGAAACCGGCCTCGCAATGCACGCCGATCGCCTATCCGAAGCCAGACGGCAAGCTGACCTTCGACCGGCTCTCGTCGGTGTTCATCTCGAACACCAATCACGAGGAGAACCAGCCGGCCCACCTGACGCTGAAGGATCCGCGCGTGCCGGTCGACGTGAACCTGCACACCTACGCGGGACCGGAGGCGCGCTTCTGTCCGGCTGCCGTCTACGAGTTCGCGAAGAACGAGGACGGCTCCGACCGCCTCGTGATCAACGCGCAGAACTGCGTACACTGCAAGACCTGCGATATCAAGGACCCGACCCAGAACATCGTCTGGGTCACGCCGGAAGGCGGCGGCGGTCCGAACTATCCGAACATGTGA
- the aroC gene encoding chorismate synthase — translation MSGNTLGKLFTVTTFGESHGPGIGCVIDGCPPGMALTEADIQLELDRRKPGTSRHVTQRQEPDAVEILSGVFEGRTTGTPIALLIRNTDQRSKDYGNIVETFRPGHADYTYWQKYGIRDYRGGGRSSARLTAPVVGAGAVAKKWLRERFGIEVRGYMSALGEIEVPFVDWAQVHENPFFAPNAAIVPQLEAYMDALRKDGDSIGARIEVVASGVPVGWGEPLYDRLDADIAHAMMAINAVKGVEIGAGFASVAQRGSEHGDELTEQGFVGNHAGGILGGISTGQDLTVSIAIKPTSSIRTPRRSITKTGDAAIVETFGRHDPCVGIRATPIAESMLALVLIDHALRHRAQCGDVETATPRIAASAP, via the coding sequence ATGTCCGGCAATACCCTCGGAAAGCTTTTCACTGTCACGACTTTCGGCGAATCGCACGGCCCCGGGATCGGCTGCGTGATCGACGGCTGCCCGCCGGGCATGGCGCTGACGGAAGCCGACATCCAGCTCGAGCTCGACCGCCGCAAGCCCGGCACGTCGCGCCACGTCACGCAGCGCCAGGAGCCCGATGCGGTCGAGATCCTGTCCGGCGTGTTCGAGGGGCGCACCACCGGTACGCCGATCGCGCTGTTGATCCGCAACACCGACCAGCGCAGCAAGGACTACGGCAACATCGTCGAGACCTTCCGCCCCGGTCATGCCGACTACACCTACTGGCAGAAGTACGGCATCCGCGACTACCGCGGCGGCGGCCGCTCCTCGGCGCGGCTGACGGCGCCCGTGGTGGGGGCGGGCGCGGTCGCGAAGAAGTGGCTGCGCGAGCGCTTCGGCATCGAGGTGCGCGGCTACATGAGCGCGCTCGGCGAGATCGAGGTGCCGTTCGTCGATTGGGCCCAGGTGCACGAGAACCCGTTCTTCGCGCCGAACGCCGCGATCGTGCCGCAGCTCGAGGCCTATATGGACGCGCTGCGCAAGGACGGCGACTCGATCGGCGCGCGCATCGAGGTGGTGGCCTCGGGCGTGCCGGTGGGGTGGGGCGAGCCGCTCTACGACCGGCTCGACGCCGACATCGCGCACGCGATGATGGCGATCAACGCCGTGAAGGGCGTCGAGATCGGCGCCGGTTTCGCGAGCGTCGCGCAGCGCGGCTCCGAGCACGGCGACGAGCTGACCGAGCAGGGCTTCGTCGGCAATCACGCGGGCGGCATCCTCGGCGGTATCTCGACGGGCCAGGACCTGACCGTGTCGATCGCGATCAAGCCGACCTCGAGCATCCGCACGCCGCGCCGCTCCATTACCAAGACCGGCGACGCCGCCATCGTCGAGACGTTCGGGCGCCACGATCCCTGCGTCGGCATCCGCGCCACGCCGATCGCCGAATCGATGCTGGCGCTGGTGCTGATCGACCACGCGCTGCGCCACCGCGCGCAATGCGGCGACGTCGAGACGGCCACGCCGAGGATCGCCGCAAGCGCACCGTGA